From a single Halarsenatibacter silvermanii genomic region:
- a CDS encoding hydrogenase iron-sulfur subunit translates to MSVKTGSDQNKKSTCDDFEPQIVAFCCKWCSYAGADLAGTSRLKYPSNIRIIKVPCSCRVKPEFILRAFQRGSDGVIVAGCHPGDCHYMTGNYYTRRRLSLLRNQLDFAGINPERFELKWISASEGRRFARVMSDFTEKVSDLGKNRKLRDFRWKN, encoded by the coding sequence ATGTCAGTGAAAACCGGAAGCGATCAAAACAAAAAGAGTACTTGTGATGATTTTGAACCGCAGATAGTTGCCTTTTGCTGCAAATGGTGCAGTTATGCCGGGGCTGATCTGGCCGGAACGAGCCGGCTTAAATATCCCTCCAATATCAGGATAATCAAAGTTCCCTGTTCCTGTCGGGTAAAACCGGAATTCATTTTAAGAGCGTTTCAGCGGGGGTCGGATGGGGTTATTGTGGCCGGCTGTCACCCCGGAGATTGTCATTATATGACGGGTAATTATTACACTCGCCGCAGGCTTTCCCTGCTGAGAAACCAGCTGGATTTCGCCGGTATAAATCCGGAAAGATTCGAGCTGAAGTGGATATCAGCTTCGGAGGGCCGAAGGTTTGCCCGGGTTATGTCAGACTTTACCGAAAAAGTAAGTGATCTCGGTAAAAACAGAAAGTTGAGGGATTTTAGATGGAAAAATTGA
- a CDS encoding CoB--CoM heterodisulfide reductase iron-sulfur subunit A family protein yields the protein MARIGVFICWCGANIADSVDIDRAVRAADDMEGVVLARDYEYMCSDQGQQLIADAIEEHNLERVVVASCSPRMHEETFRAVAEEAGLNPYLVEIANIREHCSWVHDESDEATDKAISLIKAAVARADLGEKLYPDEIGMTRRALIIGGGIAGIQAALDIAEAGYKVDIVERSPSIGGRMAMLEKTFPTLDCSACILTPKMVEASSHENIELLTYSEVEDVSGYIGNFKVDVKRRARSVAEEDCNGCGSCLQKCPVDDIPHEFDGGLGTRSAIYTPYPQAVPGTPVIDRENCQKFADGSCGICQQICPVDAVEYEQKDKIETREYGAVLVATGYDLIDLDDFGEYQYQNSSDVVTSLEFERLINPSGPTEGKLKRLSNGETPEKIVFVQCVGSRDETERGNSHCSKVCCMYTAKHAMLVKEKYPDAEAYVFYIDIRTAGKDFDEFHRRAVEEYGVKYIKGQVGKVFPEGEKLQVRGVDSLSGETIEIDADMVVLVAGMINNGESGSLTQKLGINTGSSGFYSEAHSKLRPVETEVAGVYLAGACQGPKDIPETVAQASGAAAKIQGLFSNDKLASDPVVAEVDKSRCSGCFFCAEMCPYDAIDKEDICKDWRGEELTRTVAEVNEALCQGCGGCTASCRSEAIDLKGYKNEGIAAEVDAICQ from the coding sequence TTGGCAAGAATAGGTGTTTTTATATGCTGGTGTGGAGCCAATATAGCTGATTCGGTCGACATCGACCGCGCTGTAAGAGCAGCTGATGATATGGAAGGGGTCGTTCTGGCTCGCGATTATGAATATATGTGTTCCGATCAGGGACAGCAGTTAATAGCTGATGCCATAGAGGAGCATAATCTGGAAAGGGTGGTAGTAGCTTCCTGTTCTCCCCGCATGCACGAGGAGACTTTCAGGGCAGTTGCCGAAGAGGCGGGCTTAAATCCCTATCTCGTGGAGATTGCCAATATCAGGGAGCATTGTTCCTGGGTTCATGATGAGAGTGATGAAGCCACTGACAAAGCGATAAGCCTGATAAAGGCAGCGGTGGCCCGGGCTGATCTGGGAGAGAAGCTTTATCCGGATGAAATAGGAATGACGCGAAGAGCTTTGATAATTGGAGGAGGAATTGCAGGAATTCAGGCTGCTCTCGACATAGCAGAAGCTGGCTATAAAGTGGATATTGTTGAACGTTCGCCCAGCATAGGCGGCAGGATGGCTATGCTGGAGAAGACCTTTCCCACTCTCGATTGTTCTGCCTGCATTCTGACCCCTAAAATGGTGGAGGCATCTTCTCATGAAAATATTGAGCTTTTGACCTACAGCGAAGTCGAAGATGTTAGCGGTTATATAGGAAACTTTAAAGTTGACGTAAAACGGCGGGCGAGAAGCGTTGCAGAAGAAGACTGTAATGGCTGCGGCAGCTGTCTGCAAAAATGTCCCGTGGATGATATACCGCATGAGTTTGATGGAGGTCTGGGAACCCGATCGGCCATTTATACTCCTTATCCGCAGGCGGTGCCGGGTACACCGGTTATAGATAGGGAAAACTGTCAGAAGTTTGCCGATGGCAGCTGCGGCATCTGTCAGCAGATTTGCCCGGTCGATGCAGTTGAATATGAGCAGAAGGACAAAATTGAAACCAGAGAATACGGGGCGGTATTGGTGGCCACCGGTTATGATCTTATAGATCTCGATGATTTTGGAGAGTATCAGTATCAGAATAGCTCGGATGTTGTGACCTCGCTGGAGTTTGAGAGATTGATAAATCCTTCGGGGCCAACAGAGGGGAAACTCAAGCGGCTTTCGAACGGTGAGACTCCAGAAAAAATCGTTTTCGTTCAGTGTGTGGGTTCTCGGGATGAGACCGAGCGCGGAAATTCTCATTGTTCTAAAGTTTGCTGTATGTATACTGCCAAGCACGCGATGCTGGTGAAAGAAAAATATCCTGATGCGGAGGCTTATGTTTTCTATATTGATATCAGAACCGCCGGCAAAGATTTTGACGAATTTCACAGACGGGCAGTAGAGGAGTACGGGGTGAAATATATAAAAGGACAGGTTGGAAAAGTATTTCCGGAAGGAGAAAAGCTGCAGGTCAGAGGGGTGGATTCCCTGAGCGGTGAAACCATCGAGATAGACGCTGATATGGTGGTGCTGGTTGCAGGCATGATTAACAACGGGGAAAGCGGTTCTCTCACTCAAAAACTCGGAATCAACACAGGCAGCAGCGGTTTTTATAGCGAAGCTCATTCCAAGCTGCGGCCGGTTGAGACAGAAGTGGCCGGCGTTTATCTGGCCGGGGCCTGCCAGGGGCCAAAAGATATTCCGGAAACTGTGGCCCAGGCCAGCGGTGCAGCTGCCAAAATTCAGGGGCTTTTCAGCAATGATAAGCTGGCCAGCGATCCTGTGGTGGCCGAGGTGGATAAATCGCGCTGCAGTGGCTGCTTTTTCTGTGCGGAAATGTGTCCCTATGATGCCATAGACAAAGAGGATATATGTAAAGACTGGAGGGGCGAAGAACTAACCAGAACTGTCGCGGAAGTGAATGAAGCCCTCTGTCAGGGCTGCGGCGGCTGTACTGCCTCCTGTCGATCGGAAGCGATTGATCTTAAAGGATATAAAAACGAAGGGATTGCTGCGGAGGTAGATGCTATATGTCAGTGA
- a CDS encoding fumarate hydratase: protein MRKIEAENIISEVKQACIEAACDLPEDVEAALHDAKEKEESEFGRYSLDNIIENFELAREEMVPMCQDTGLVVVYATIGEEVQIEGGTLVESINQGVSSAYRDHPLRKSVVEDPVFDRENTEDNTPAIIYPRIVEGDDFKLEILPKGAGSENMGDIAMLKPADGVEGVKEFVIDTVVSAGGNPCPPVVVGVGIGGTMEKSTMLAKEALSREIDSSNPDSRYQELEEEILEEINKSGVGPQGLGGRNTALSVNIETHPTHIATLPVAVNLNCHAARHKIVKL from the coding sequence ATGAGAAAAATAGAGGCGGAAAATATTATCAGTGAAGTTAAGCAGGCCTGCATCGAAGCCGCCTGTGATCTGCCCGAAGATGTCGAGGCTGCTCTGCATGATGCGAAAGAAAAAGAAGAATCCGAGTTCGGACGTTACAGCCTGGATAACATCATCGAGAATTTTGAGCTGGCCCGGGAAGAGATGGTGCCTATGTGTCAGGACACCGGATTGGTCGTTGTTTATGCGACTATAGGAGAAGAGGTGCAAATCGAAGGGGGAACTCTGGTAGAGAGTATAAACCAGGGAGTTAGCAGTGCTTACCGTGATCATCCACTGCGAAAATCAGTGGTCGAGGACCCTGTTTTTGACAGAGAAAATACTGAAGATAACACCCCGGCCATTATCTATCCCCGGATAGTTGAGGGAGATGATTTCAAACTGGAAATACTGCCCAAAGGCGCAGGTAGTGAAAACATGGGTGATATAGCCATGCTCAAGCCCGCCGATGGCGTTGAAGGGGTGAAGGAATTTGTTATTGATACGGTAGTAAGTGCCGGAGGCAATCCCTGCCCGCCAGTTGTGGTAGGCGTCGGTATAGGAGGCACCATGGAAAAATCTACTATGCTGGCTAAAGAAGCTTTATCCCGGGAAATCGATTCCTCTAACCCTGATTCCCGTTATCAGGAACTTGAAGAGGAGATTCTGGAGGAAATCAACAAATCAGGAGTGGGTCCTCAGGGGCTGGGAGGAAGAAATACCGCTCTTTCTGTCAATATCGAAACCCATCCCACTCATATAGCAACACTCCCGGTAGCTGTCAATCTGAACTGTCATGCCGCCCGTCACAAAATAGTCAAATTATAA
- a CDS encoding 4Fe-4S dicluster domain-containing protein produces the protein MKKIKLDKINKICRRLSELYSLYVPAEENETSGFFKWDEETDINLSLLRTAKPPKDIVFPQKENLVSFEKNDDLKIEVAEKDPEKTAVLGIRTCDLTAFELMDRVFLQEPEDRFYSLRRDNTVMIALGCLDSAQTCFCRGFDIQPEKMPEAADVMIWKLGDNLLWQTGSPEGEKLTAELSDLLEDAAEEDREKLTEKQKQAVERHEDSPLSELEPEEITDRIEEVFELSIWDEIHRRCLQCGICTYICPTCHCYDIQDYKTSDGGERYRCWDSCQFSAFTRMAHGNPRPTPRERVRQRFMHKLVYYSREHGEASCVGCGRCVENCPVELDIVEVIRRLGGENDE, from the coding sequence ATGAAAAAGATCAAGCTTGATAAAATAAATAAAATATGCCGCCGGCTATCAGAACTTTATTCTCTTTATGTTCCGGCTGAAGAAAATGAGACCAGCGGTTTTTTTAAATGGGATGAGGAAACAGATATAAATCTGAGTCTGCTGCGGACAGCCAAACCTCCCAAAGATATAGTATTTCCTCAGAAGGAAAATCTGGTCAGCTTTGAAAAAAATGATGATCTAAAAATAGAAGTTGCGGAAAAAGACCCGGAGAAAACGGCGGTTTTAGGCATCAGGACCTGTGATTTAACCGCATTTGAGCTCATGGACAGAGTATTTTTACAGGAACCCGAAGACAGGTTTTATTCTCTCAGACGGGATAACACTGTCATGATAGCACTCGGCTGTCTTGATTCTGCCCAGACTTGCTTTTGCAGGGGGTTTGACATTCAACCTGAAAAAATGCCTGAAGCTGCCGATGTTATGATCTGGAAACTGGGAGATAATCTGCTCTGGCAGACAGGCTCGCCGGAGGGCGAGAAACTTACCGCAGAGCTTTCCGATCTTCTGGAAGATGCTGCTGAAGAAGATCGAGAAAAGCTGACCGAAAAGCAAAAACAGGCTGTAGAAAGGCACGAAGATAGCCCTCTCTCTGAACTGGAACCCGAAGAAATCACAGACAGGATAGAAGAGGTTTTTGAGCTTTCTATCTGGGATGAGATTCACCGGCGCTGTCTTCAGTGCGGCATCTGCACCTATATCTGCCCCACCTGTCACTGCTACGATATTCAGGATTATAAGACCAGCGACGGTGGAGAAAGATACAGATGCTGGGATTCCTGTCAGTTTTCCGCCTTTACCAGAATGGCCCACGGCAATCCCCGGCCTACTCCCCGGGAGAGAGTCAGGCAGAGATTCATGCATAAGCTGGTATATTACAGCCGTGAACACGGAGAAGCTTCCTGTGTGGGCTGCGGCCGCTGCGTTGAAAACTGTCCGGTGGAGCTTGACATAGTAGAAGTTATCCGCAGGCTTGGGGGTGAAAACGATGAATGA
- a CDS encoding 4Fe-4S dicluster domain-containing protein, producing the protein MAEQEMVNVYIQEQKHEVPAVLTIIGAVEYAGYELTRGCGCRSGFCGACATVYRIKGDKNLRVALACQKKVEEGMYLSQLPFFPGDRPEYNLEELDPSVDTFAELYPEIYKCLGCNSCTSACPQEIDVMQYIALAQRGEIEKCAEKSFDCIMCGLCASRCPADITHYNVGVLARRLTGKYLLPESEHLEKRLEELEEGELTKELDELMELETEELKERYNSREIK; encoded by the coding sequence GTGGCAGAACAGGAAATGGTTAACGTTTACATTCAGGAACAGAAGCATGAAGTGCCTGCAGTCCTGACGATAATCGGGGCTGTAGAATATGCAGGATATGAACTCACTAGAGGGTGCGGCTGCCGCTCGGGATTCTGCGGTGCCTGTGCTACCGTTTATCGGATAAAGGGAGATAAAAACCTCAGGGTAGCTCTGGCCTGCCAGAAAAAAGTTGAGGAAGGCATGTATCTATCTCAGCTGCCCTTCTTCCCGGGAGATAGACCGGAGTATAATCTGGAAGAGCTCGATCCATCGGTTGATACGTTCGCTGAACTTTATCCGGAAATTTATAAATGTCTGGGCTGTAATTCCTGCACGTCTGCCTGTCCTCAGGAGATTGACGTCATGCAGTATATTGCTCTTGCTCAGCGCGGAGAGATCGAAAAGTGTGCCGAAAAGTCTTTTGATTGTATCATGTGCGGCCTGTGTGCTTCGCGCTGCCCGGCCGATATAACCCATTATAATGTCGGGGTTCTGGCCCGCAGACTCACCGGCAAATATCTTTTGCCCGAGTCAGAACATCTTGAGAAAAGACTGGAAGAGCTGGAAGAGGGCGAGCTCACAAAAGAGCTCGATGAACTCATGGAGCTGGAGACTGAAGAACTGAAAGAACGCTATAATTCCAGAGAAATCAAATAA
- a CDS encoding FAD/NAD(P)-binding protein produces the protein MNEKLHKDPHVPKKAVVKDIKGENPDTCRLKVTSPAGEKPFGFQPGQCAMLSIPPRGEAIFSISSSPSAGDYLELTIKKVGRVTEYLHELQTGDELGIRGPYGNSFPTEELENNDLLLAGGGIGLAPLRSLVNTCLSEREKYGRIDIVYGACSPEEFIHVEDLQNNWPEYDDLDVHLTVDEECPGWDGRVGFVPDCVQDLEITQQMKAVICGPPIMIKITADKLMNAGLEAADIITTLEMKMKCGIGKCGRCNIGDKYVCRDGPVFDYSELSALPDEF, from the coding sequence ATGAATGAGAAACTGCACAAAGATCCTCATGTGCCGAAAAAGGCGGTGGTTAAGGATATAAAAGGGGAAAATCCCGATACCTGCCGCCTAAAAGTGACCTCGCCCGCCGGAGAAAAACCCTTTGGATTTCAGCCGGGCCAGTGTGCAATGCTATCCATTCCTCCCCGGGGAGAGGCTATCTTTTCGATTTCCTCATCTCCTTCTGCAGGTGATTATCTGGAATTAACCATAAAAAAAGTGGGGAGGGTGACAGAATACCTGCATGAGCTGCAAACAGGAGATGAACTGGGGATTAGAGGTCCCTATGGAAACAGCTTTCCGACAGAGGAGCTGGAAAATAACGATCTGCTCCTTGCCGGCGGCGGTATCGGTCTGGCCCCGCTGCGATCACTGGTAAACACCTGTCTTTCGGAAAGAGAAAAGTACGGCCGAATAGATATCGTTTATGGGGCATGTTCACCGGAAGAATTTATTCATGTAGAAGATCTTCAGAATAACTGGCCTGAATATGATGATCTAGATGTTCATCTGACGGTTGATGAGGAATGTCCTGGCTGGGACGGCCGGGTGGGTTTTGTACCCGATTGCGTCCAGGATCTGGAAATAACTCAGCAGATGAAAGCTGTTATCTGTGGGCCGCCCATCATGATCAAGATAACTGCAGATAAGCTTATGAACGCCGGTCTGGAGGCCGCCGACATCATCACAACTCTGGAGATGAAGATGAAATGCGGCATCGGAAAATGTGGACGCTGTAATATTGGCGATAAGTATGTCTGCCGCGATGGTCCGGTTTTTGATTACAGCGAATTGAGTGCGCTGCCGGATGAATTCTAG
- a CDS encoding 4Fe-4S dicluster domain-containing protein, which yields MDRDRIDLEENSGDRQDLLRRISGEDFVDCIQCGKCSAGCPASGTMDLLPHEVIRNIQLGRSCRIMESETIWNCASCFTCGERCPREVDASRIIEACRMLLIRTSDLEEERIDLNLLPDKFDEEIPQQALVSLFRKYVK from the coding sequence GTGGATAGAGATAGAATTGATCTGGAGGAAAACAGCGGGGACCGACAGGATCTGCTGAGAAGAATTAGCGGAGAAGATTTTGTGGATTGTATACAGTGCGGCAAATGCTCGGCGGGCTGTCCGGCCAGCGGCACCATGGATTTACTGCCTCATGAAGTGATAAGAAATATACAGCTGGGCAGAAGCTGCAGAATTATGGAAAGCGAAACGATCTGGAACTGTGCCTCATGTTTTACCTGCGGGGAGCGATGTCCCCGGGAGGTAGATGCATCTCGCATTATAGAGGCCTGCCGTATGCTTTTGATCAGAACCTCAGATCTGGAAGAAGAACGCATTGATTTAAATTTACTGCCCGATAAATTCGATGAAGAAATTCCTCAACAGGCACTGGTAAGCTTATTTAGAAAATACGTAAAATAA
- a CDS encoding FAD-dependent oxidoreductase, translating to MYTDDMRELIKKVEKTRPERIGQEYPRMKPEERDEVLNKYHPDYSDEGFKDIELGVNKGDKAPIELAEELESHSFVDLEAVKQKEIEEEYDVLIIGGGGAGAAAALEAEEQGADVLLATKLRFGDANTMMAQGGIQAADKPDDSPARHFLDVIGGGHYENVRELVRALVEDAPGVIDWLEDYGVMLDKLEDGEMMTTHGGGTSRERMHAARDYTGAAIMRALRDEVRSRDIDIKEFNPAVEIMLDDEDRASGAVLYNLETKTYSLIAASTVVIAAGGSGRLHFQGFPTSNHYGATGDGLVMGYRAGAELIFPDTLQYHPTGAVFPPQIYGSLVTEKVRGLGATPINAEGEQFVYPLETRDVEAAALIRECQEKIMGIETPIGKVGVWLDTPLIEEIHGSGTIKDRLPAMFRQFKKFGINMSEEPILVYPTLHYQNGGLLIDEWGQSTVEDLYVAGESAGGIHGSNRLMGNSLLDILVFGRRAGSHAGEKSISLQKRAYKLDHVKNFQQTIKEKGLNPEGKTSPMLLPEYSHGRE from the coding sequence GTGTATACCGATGACATGCGGGAGCTCATAAAAAAAGTTGAAAAAACCCGTCCGGAAAGAATCGGCCAGGAATACCCCAGAATGAAACCGGAGGAAAGAGATGAAGTGCTCAACAAATATCATCCCGATTACAGCGATGAGGGTTTCAAAGATATCGAGCTGGGAGTCAATAAAGGAGACAAAGCTCCGATAGAGCTGGCTGAAGAACTTGAATCTCATAGTTTTGTAGACCTGGAAGCGGTCAAACAAAAAGAAATTGAAGAAGAATACGATGTTTTGATTATCGGCGGAGGAGGAGCAGGAGCAGCTGCTGCTCTGGAGGCAGAAGAACAGGGAGCAGATGTTCTGCTGGCAACCAAGCTTCGTTTTGGCGATGCTAACACTATGATGGCTCAGGGAGGCATACAGGCCGCCGATAAACCGGATGACAGTCCGGCCCGTCATTTTCTGGACGTGATCGGGGGCGGACATTACGAGAACGTTCGTGAACTGGTTCGAGCTCTGGTCGAAGATGCCCCCGGGGTGATCGACTGGCTGGAAGATTACGGTGTGATGCTTGATAAGCTCGAAGATGGAGAGATGATGACCACTCATGGCGGAGGAACCAGCCGGGAAAGGATGCATGCGGCCCGGGATTACACCGGAGCAGCTATAATGCGGGCCTTAAGGGATGAAGTCCGCAGCCGCGATATTGACATAAAGGAGTTTAATCCGGCCGTGGAAATTATGCTCGATGATGAGGATAGAGCCTCCGGAGCGGTGCTTTATAACCTGGAAACTAAAACTTATTCTCTGATTGCAGCCAGCACAGTCGTTATAGCTGCCGGTGGATCGGGCCGACTCCATTTTCAGGGCTTTCCCACTTCCAATCATTACGGCGCCACGGGCGATGGACTGGTGATGGGTTATAGAGCGGGAGCTGAGCTGATCTTTCCCGATACTCTGCAATATCATCCCACCGGGGCAGTATTCCCTCCCCAGATATACGGTTCACTGGTTACAGAAAAAGTAAGAGGGCTGGGAGCGACACCTATCAATGCTGAGGGAGAACAGTTTGTCTATCCGCTGGAGACCAGAGATGTAGAAGCTGCAGCACTTATAAGAGAATGTCAGGAGAAAATTATGGGGATAGAAACTCCCATCGGCAAAGTTGGTGTATGGCTCGATACACCTCTTATAGAAGAGATCCATGGCAGCGGCACCATCAAGGATAGACTTCCTGCCATGTTCCGTCAGTTTAAAAAATTCGGCATAAATATGAGTGAAGAGCCTATACTGGTTTATCCCACCCTGCATTATCAAAACGGGGGTCTGCTTATAGATGAATGGGGACAGTCAACAGTTGAAGATCTGTATGTAGCTGGAGAATCAGCCGGAGGCATCCATGGAAGCAATAGACTGATGGGGAATTCCCTGCTGGACATCCTGGTTTTTGGAAGGCGGGCGGGAAGCCATGCCGGCGAAAAAAGCATCAGCCTGCAAAAACGCGCCTATAAGCTGGATCATGTTAAGAATTTCCAGCAGACCATAAAAGAAAAGGGATTAAATCCTGAGGGTAAAACCTCTCCTATGCTGCTGCCTGAATACAGCCACGGGAGAGAATAA
- a CDS encoding anion permease, translating to MLVAIAAGVIIWLMPTPEGVTPEAWQLFSIFVATILGFILRPFPMGVIAFLGITTTVITNTLTIDEALSGFANSTIWLIVIAFFLARGFIKTGLGRRISYVFIKRFGKKTLGLSYALNFSNLVLGPTIPSNTSRAGGIVFPIVRSICDTFDSNPDDGTERKVGSFLMKSVFQGDLAVCAMFMTAMAANPLIVEFASDVAGIQITWTRWFTAALVPGLATLLIVPYVIYKIYPPEVKETPEASDMASEELDKMGALKTSEKFMMLTFIVVLVLWIFGEQLGVGGTAGGLIGLCLLLLTRVLSWEDIKSEKGAWNTLVWFAALVMMAGYLNELGLVDWFTEFMGEVVAGWPGMMAFLVLAVVYYYSHYFFASMTAHITAMYGAFLGVSIAAGAPPMLAALVLAFFSNLFASTTHYGTGTAPIYFGAGFVPQKTWWKTGFMISVIHIILWVTIGGAWWKLLGLW from the coding sequence TTGCTGGTTGCTATAGCAGCAGGTGTTATAATCTGGCTGATGCCCACGCCTGAAGGGGTCACTCCGGAAGCCTGGCAGCTTTTCTCTATCTTTGTGGCCACAATTTTAGGCTTCATTTTGCGTCCTTTCCCCATGGGAGTTATAGCTTTTTTGGGAATAACCACTACAGTTATAACCAACACTTTAACAATAGATGAGGCTTTGAGCGGATTTGCCAACAGCACTATCTGGCTCATCGTAATTGCATTCTTTCTGGCGCGTGGTTTTATTAAAACCGGACTGGGTCGACGGATTTCCTATGTTTTCATCAAGAGGTTCGGTAAAAAGACGCTGGGGCTTTCTTATGCCCTGAACTTCAGCAACCTCGTTCTGGGTCCGACAATCCCCAGCAACACTTCCAGGGCTGGAGGAATAGTCTTTCCGATTGTGCGTTCCATATGTGACACTTTCGATTCAAATCCCGACGATGGCACCGAAAGAAAAGTAGGATCTTTCCTGATGAAATCAGTTTTCCAGGGAGATCTGGCAGTTTGTGCCATGTTCATGACAGCGATGGCAGCCAATCCCTTGATCGTGGAATTTGCTTCGGATGTGGCGGGCATTCAGATAACCTGGACGAGATGGTTCACTGCAGCGCTGGTTCCAGGCCTGGCCACTCTTTTGATAGTGCCCTATGTAATCTATAAGATTTATCCTCCCGAAGTAAAAGAGACACCCGAGGCTTCGGATATGGCGTCTGAAGAGCTGGATAAAATGGGCGCCTTAAAGACATCGGAAAAGTTCATGATGCTGACATTTATAGTAGTTCTGGTTCTCTGGATATTTGGCGAACAGCTGGGTGTGGGAGGAACGGCCGGTGGACTTATAGGTCTCTGCCTTCTGCTTCTCACCCGTGTTTTGAGCTGGGAAGATATAAAATCTGAAAAGGGAGCCTGGAATACACTTGTCTGGTTTGCCGCACTTGTCATGATGGCAGGTTATCTAAACGAACTGGGACTGGTCGACTGGTTCACTGAATTTATGGGAGAAGTTGTGGCAGGCTGGCCGGGTATGATGGCCTTTTTGGTTCTGGCAGTTGTTTATTATTACAGCCATTACTTCTTTGCCAGTATGACAGCACACATTACAGCCATGTACGGAGCCTTTTTAGGAGTATCGATAGCCGCAGGAGCTCCTCCGATGCTGGCTGCCCTTGTACTGGCATTCTTCAGCAATCTCTTTGCTTCTACAACTCATTATGGAACCGGCACCGCCCCGATTTATTTCGGAGCCGGATTTGTTCCCCAGAAGACCTGGTGGAAGACCGGCTTTATGATATCCGTAATCCATATAATTTTATGGGTGACTATCGGTGGTGCCTGGTGGAAATTACTGGGACTCTGGTAA
- a CDS encoding 4Fe-4S dicluster domain-containing protein: protein MEKLTAALRKKAKKALQSGEVDAVIGWKKGVFSWQSPPKIFENSKELDELIVDEFCATNLSKYLTREFLQNKKVGIPLRGCDSLAFNQLSQDGQIDREKLLLWGISCSGILDPQKLKKQGLRSDFQKAADSENLLLSKCQRCPQQKPLGCDEMLCGEEDFDGEDKDEEGFEDVEELEEWSREKRYNFWQEQLSSCIKCFACRNVCPACSCLECIFDDPDSPHLSKAKHPSDDMFFHLLRSYHVAGRCVDCGECERVCPANIPLQLLNRKLTRDINVLFGSHRAGVDEDKPSPLLSFETDDSVSFEPEED, encoded by the coding sequence ATGGAAAAATTGACGGCTGCTCTGCGCAAAAAAGCCAAAAAAGCCCTGCAAAGTGGAGAGGTGGATGCTGTCATAGGCTGGAAGAAGGGAGTTTTTTCCTGGCAGTCACCACCAAAAATATTCGAGAATTCAAAAGAACTGGATGAGCTTATCGTTGATGAGTTCTGTGCGACCAATTTGAGTAAATATCTAACCCGAGAATTTCTGCAGAATAAGAAAGTGGGTATTCCTCTCAGAGGTTGTGATTCTCTGGCCTTCAATCAGCTCTCTCAGGATGGCCAGATCGACAGAGAAAAACTCCTGCTTTGGGGTATCTCCTGTTCCGGAATTTTGGATCCTCAAAAGCTGAAAAAGCAGGGTTTGAGATCGGATTTTCAAAAGGCAGCAGACTCTGAAAACCTGCTTCTGAGTAAATGTCAGAGGTGCCCTCAGCAGAAGCCTTTGGGCTGTGATGAAATGCTGTGCGGTGAAGAGGATTTCGACGGTGAAGATAAGGACGAGGAAGGATTCGAAGATGTAGAAGAGCTGGAGGAATGGAGCCGGGAAAAACGCTATAATTTCTGGCAGGAACAGCTTTCCAGCTGTATAAAATGTTTTGCCTGTAGAAATGTCTGTCCGGCCTGCAGCTGCCTGGAATGTATTTTTGACGATCCGGATTCGCCTCACCTCAGCAAAGCCAAGCATCCCAGCGATGATATGTTCTTTCACCTGCTGAGAAGCTATCATGTGGCCGGGAGATGTGTGGACTGTGGTGAATGTGAGAGAGTCTGTCCTGCGAATATCCCTCTGCAGCTTCTCAACCGCAAGCTTACCAGGGATATAAATGTGCTCTTCGGCAGTCACCGGGCGGGAGTCGATGAAGATAAACCGTCTCCACTTTTGAGCTTTGAAACCGACGACAGCGTTAGCTTTGAACCAGAGGAGGATTGA